The sequence cccctcccctgtcccagggaCCCTCTCTCCTGGAAGGGGGCTCTGTCCCAGAGCCCAGACTAGCAATGGGCACTTGGCTCCACTCTTGTGGTTTCAATTAACATCCCGGCTGGCTTCCCACGACCAGGATTTCCTCCAGGTTCTCTCCTTGCAGTACCAccagggcggggtggggctgaCGCTGCCTTGCCATGGTCTATTGTGCACGTCAGACAGACGTCTTGGTGGTTTCTCATAGGGCTGGATGCTGCCTATGTCTGCAGTCTCTGTTGTGTTTACCAGAAGAATTGCTTCGGGATCCAGGTGTCCAGACGGCAGGCTCCCATTTGGCTCTCCATGGGGGGCTGCCGTTTGCTGTATTTCTGGAATATCCCTTAGTCCCCATGGCCAGAGAGGGGCAGGCTGAGCGGTAAGCTGGCAGTGCTGCGGGCTGCCTAGGACTGGGGAAGATCCTGGAGCTAGGCCTGCCCCTGCTCTCGGGGGGACTGTGTTCTTCCTCAGGGCGCCTTGGGGCAGGACAATAGGCTGTGGTGACTAGCTGCATCCTTGCCCACCAGCTGCCAGCCCTCCAGCCTGTGTGCCcgcagctctgggctgcctgtGTTAACGAGCTCCCGGGGGACATGTCCAGTAGCTGGAGCAAGGGACAGAGAGCCAGTCGGGCTGCCCCCACTGCATGACCTGACGCTGGGAGGgtctgccctggctgcagccggctGCAATAAGCTGGACTTACCGGCCCTGGCTGGTTAGACAAGTGCACCTTTATTGAGCTTGGCTTTGAGCACAGCTGAGTGGGCCCGGAGCCGGGGGCCCCAGTGGAAGGCGGGTAGGGGTAAGACGCTGAGGGGCAGAAACGGGCGGCTGCGGCCTGGCGGTTGACAGCACTCACTGCTGGATCCTCCGGATGGACTGAACCTGGGAGGTCTGCGCGTGGGAGCCCCACTCCCGGAAGTGCTTGTATTCGCCCGCGTGATGGTCGCACTCCAGGATGTACTGGAAGCCCCGGTACCCAGGGAACTGGGAGCAGACCCAGCTGCGGAAGACAGGAGAAGCCTTGCTGCCAGAGCCaaccccagggcagcagggcgggggttGAGCGGACAGAGCGGTCGGGGGCCCCACAGACTACAGTACATGGGGGGGGTCTGAACTCCTGGGCCCTCGGGATCCGACCGGTTCTCCTCAGCCACAGCATCACTCTGGGACCCTGCAGGGGCACTGAGTCCTGGCCTCGGGGCCTGGCAGCTGCATGCCCGGGgagtgctgctgcagtgctgagcCAGGTCGGGGGCTGGCACCTTGAGTGGGTTTGGGGCTCAGCCATATTgtcgtccccctccccccggaggtACTCACGCGCCAGAGTGAGCGCGGAAGGAGCCCACCGCGCTGCTCCCCCAGCCCATGGCTGGCAGCGAAGGGTAGTCGTCGCTCAGCTCCCCTTTCCGCCCCAGGAAGTTCTCCCACTCGAAGATCGTCATCTTGCTGTCCCGGTGATTCTGCCGCGAGGGGACAGAGAGATTGCAGGTGGGCTGGGGACACCTCCCGATGCCCCCGCAGGGCCTGCCTGCTCCACAgggctgctccccacccaggaggGCTGCTCCTGCTTCACCCAGCGGACAAGACAGCAGAAGCGGGcccctgctgctgggagctggggctcagAGCAACGCAAAGGGCACCCACAAAGCGCCCCGGTTAACTGGGGCCTGGGGCCCTTTCTGACAGCGAGAGGCctcggggagctcgggggtgggcAGAAGTCCCAGGAATGCCAGGCCGCTCTCCATGGCTTCGCTGCAGGGGTCTCTCACccggcactgggggtgggggtgactcTCACAACACCTCCTCTCTCCAGGCCGGGGCCTGGTCCCTGGAGTGAGATGGGCGTCAGCACATGCTGCCCAACTCCTGCCGGGCATCCCAAAGAAGGGCCGGGCCTGATCCCAACCTTTGTGTCCCTTCCCGGGTGAGTCGAGGGGCGCTGGGTCAGTCCCAGGCACCGCTCCTCACAGACATGGGAGATGGAACCAGCCCCGTCCGTGCTAATGCGCACGTCCTTACAGCCCGAGCCTGGGGCTGTGCCAGCCTTGCCCCCAGGGGCCGGGTGCAGCAGGGACCCGTGTGCCAAGGCTCAGGCCATGAGAGCACTGACTGGCATCCCAGGGGGAGCActggccacactgcctccccttGGAGCTGGGTAGGGTGTGTCTGGTCAGCCCACTGCTCTGCGGGGCCAGCGAGGCTGGGCGGGATGAATGGGGGAGCGCAGGCGGATGGGGAAGCCCAGAGGGGGGCAGTCGGCCAGCCCGACTCACAGCACAGGCGATGGGGCGGAAGGAGCTCATCCTCTCCACGTGGTAGGCGTGGCTGCCGCTCCAGGCCTCCCAGCGAGGGTACTCGCCTTGCTCCAGAACGAACTGCTGCCCCTGGAAGCCCACGTGCTCAAAGCCTGCCCACCTGTGGGGAAAGCCAGAGCCCAGGTATCCAGGGAGATCGGGGCCGTGAGTGCTCAGGCGACCGCATTAGCCCGGGGCCAGGGCAACAGGCTATGGCGTATCTGCCAGCAACCTCAGCTGAGATGACTGACGGGCCAGCTCTGCATCCATGCCCACTGCCGGCATATGGGCTCCCTGTCTCTGCTCTGGGTCCCAGGGCCCCGCTGAtcactccccagcccagggccccgctGATCACTCCCCAGCCCATGGCACCCGCTAGCctgtgggggagatggggctcaGCACTGGCAGCCTGGCGCATGGCAGGTTAGCACCCACAGAGGTGGATGCATGTGCCCGCCCCATGAGAGctccgaggggctgggctggggtgggctgCGTAGCTGGGGCTGCCACTCCGGGAAGCAGAACGATTTCTCGGGGCCAAACACCAAGCATTTCCAGGGACAAAATGTAATTGAAATCCCCAGGATGCCCTGGGGCATGCACAGCCCCCCGGGACGCAGCATTCTCCAGGGAGCAATGGGTGGCAGTTTGGACCGGGTGCGGCAGGGGAGCAAGGCGGGGCCGTCCCGGGACTCACGCGCCACTCTCAATCTTGAAGGAGCGGAGCGTCTGGAAGCCGCACGCCCTCACGTCGTAGCACTCAGCGGTGAACTCCTGCCTCCGGCCCTGGAAGAACTCCTCATCCCACACCACGATCTGGGGGGGACAGCCAGGGTCAGGGGGCTGCTCTGGCATCATGGAGTGACACTCCCTGGCTCCTGGAGGGTGCCAGGGGCATcccacagccctggggcagctcACACATTGGAGCAGCTTGTGCTTCAGGCATGTGGCTGACATCCCCTCAGGCCCCACGCCAGGGTCGTCCTGCTGCAGCTCAGCTCCAGGCCAGGCAAAGTGCAGTGGGGGACTGTGCTGTGACCTGCCTTTAGCCAGGACCCTGCAAGCAGGGGAGTGGTTTCTATGTCCagccggctccctgcccccctgtgtTTGGCCTCAGCCCcaggggagggcggcaggctgcatgggagcagggaaggggttaACTCCACTGGTGCATGAGGGGCTTGGCTGGGTCTGGGCCAGGCAGGGGGTTCACACCTTGGGCCAGACCCTgtgagagctggggctgggggcgagtCCGGTGCTccagggagaggggaaggcaggagaggagagggctgggcctccactcctgccccatctctgGCACCCACCTGCAGCGAGCCCCGCTACAGGGGCCTGGCCGACAGAGGCCCTgagcgcctgcagctcccagggaacGTGACTCATGGCCTCTGCCCTGTCAGCAGCAGGAAGGGCACTGCACTCGGCTCGCTGCCTTCCTGTGGCACTGCTGAGCCTGGCTCGCAGGCCCTGCCCAAGCCTCTCGGGCTGGGGGACTCCGAGTTGCTGGGAATtatccccactttgcagtcagcaGCGAAAGAGCAAACTAGCCCAGCCCGATGCTCCGCCGTGGAGCCCAAGCCTGCTGTgtccagcagagagcagcagTGCCCAGACATCGCCCCACCTCGGCcagagtggggtgcagggagacCGTCTCTGCGTGCACAGGGCTTGGCTGCAGCAAACACACGTGTAACACGCCCTTGGACTGAACCCCACTGCCCCTCCAGAGCCCGCTGGAGGAGACGACACCGCACggagctgggctgctccaccagagccccctggctgagctggagggagacATGTCACCATGTTCTCACCAGCCCTTTGCCcccagtccccactgcccattatCCCCTGTCATACATACCGAGTCCCCAGGAAAGGGCTCTGAGACAGCAGCCACAGGGCCAGACAGGCTGTGCCTGGCAAGGGGTGATTTCTGGGCATTCAGCAGCCTGGGGCCTAGAGACCCCCCCAATATCCTCCCAGGCGTATCAGCAGCAGGGGGACGAAGGGAGGTGTCAGACCAAACTCAGCCTCTCCCttcaaccccccagctgtgtctgagACACACCCTGTGCGCAGGCTCGCCATGGGACCGGCCATGGGGGACTCCCAGCGAGCGGGTCCTGGGGCCCAGGTCTCAGCACGGGTCCTAATGCCAAACCAGCTCCCGGCGATGctccccccaagaccccacctcgCCCGACCATACCTTCCAGAGGCCAGAGAACTTAGTGCAGCGTTGGCTCATTATGGCTCTGTCCTGGGGAGGAAACGAGAAGACCAGATCGTTAGAATCTGCTCCATGCAAATCTGTGTTGTTGGCAACTGACTGCAGGCTGAGACACCCTCCCCAGGGGACTGGGATGGAGTGGCGAGGTCACCCCACTGAGCTGGTGCCTTCCTCTGCCATTGCTAACCACTCCTCTAGCcctgccctcctgcagccccgGCCATCTGGATCTGAGCCAGTGCCACGGTCCCATGCCCCTGGatcaccctcacccccaccccatggggaCATGGAGAGCAGCAGGAGGCCCCAGCCTCAGGCACGGTGCTGCAGCTGGGACCAGGCACCCTAGGGATCCCCCATCGCTCCCATTGTCCGCAGACACTGGTGCTTTCATAGGCAAGGGAAGGGCTCATCTGGAAGGCACATgggtgggatggggggctgggatccccctgctggggtgggaCACGTTCCCGATCACATGACCCAATGCCTGCATCTCGGATGCCGCCCAGCCCCCAGGGAGTTAACGCTCAGGCCTGCAtttgctctgctctctccactcGGGTGCTCAGGCCCCAGCACCTGTTGTTAGGTCTGACCCTAGTTAGTGTTTGCTGCTGCCTACAAAACAATTGTGTCTGTCGGCTCCCTCCGGCTCCCTGGCCGTCCTGGCagctgtagcagagcaggggagCGGCTGGGACCGTAAGTGCCCTGGGGCATCTGGCACTTTGCAACCAGCCCGTCAAGTCCAGACTTAGCCCCTCTCTGCGAGGATTTGGGACCTTGCCGAGGATGCTTCCTGCAgtggcagccccctgccctcaggaCAAAGCCCCTGGCGGGAGCCACTGGAATCAAGCAGGAGAGAATGCAGCACGGCTCCTAGGAGTCGATCATCCACGGAGCCCAGCCACGCTGGCGAGCTGCTGTCCAGGCATTTTCACCACGTCGCAGGGCAGTCTGAGCTCAGACACTAGCAAACCTCGGGGCTCTGACCTGCTGCCGCATGCAACTCAGGACACAGCAGAGAGCACTAACCCCACAATGGCGGGAGCAAGCTGACGTGGCTGGGAACTCTGAGCCTTCTCTGCCACCTCTTCTGTCGCCGCTGGctctgctctgagcccccccGCAGCTGGTGTGTCCTGCAGGGAGCCGGGGCGGAGCTGTGTGAGCAGCGGGCACAGCGTGCTCCCAAAGGGCAGGGCTTTCATCAGCCGCCCTGTGTCCTACTTCGACCTGACCCTCAGGGCCAGCAAGTTCCTCTGGCCGGACACTCTGCTCCAGGGCAGAGTCCTTGGGCCCCGTCAGCAAACTGCCCAGCCGGACACTCCTGCTCAGCCTCCCTGGAGAATCCCCGTTCCTTTGGGAGCCCACATGCCcttccagctccaagtcaaagaGCATCTTGAAGCGAGCGCTGGCCAGTGGAGGCTGCTCCCTGCACTTACCTGGTGAAGAGCAGCTGGACTCCCAGGGAGGTGACCTGGCCTGCAGTGGCTCTGGCTGGGTTTTTATAACCtccagacagagacagagacaggcaGAGCATTACAGAAACCCCTCGCTCagcacatggcaggcagggatctggggcagaacAAAGACTGGTCTGTGGAGCAGCTAAAGCACGGTGCCAGGCTCTCTGCTCAGCCAGACCCCGAAGGCAGCAGAGACTGCCCTGGGCTCGTCCCCGAGGGGGtcaccctccttccagatggcaAACAGCAGCTCTGCCGTGAGCGGCCTTCCTCTGGCCTCGCTCACCCCGCAGTGCCTGCTGTGCTGCCCCATCCCGTGCGGGAGAGCATCTCACTCTTTCCTATGGGGCTGCACCCATCTCCCAGCCAGCGTCAGCAGCCTCCCGCCCCGGATGAGTGAGGGGGTGGGTGAGTGGGGGCGGGCAGCTGTGAGCGAGACCCTGAGCGTGTCTCTCTCGCACTCGCTGTGTGACAGGACTGGCTGAGCGTGCCTGTACGCGCCGGCGGAGGAGGTGCCTGGCTCCCTCAGCTTATACAGGCCTCCCTCGGGGCCTACCTCAGTGGGACTCGCTGAGCGGAGCGGGGCTGCAGGCCTAGAGGTCCAGGCTAAGGAGGCGGTGAAGCCGTGGGGCTTGCCCTGGAGGAAGAAGCAGACCCCCAGGGGGTCTGCCCCATTGACGGTGGCCTCCCAGAGGCTGTCCCAAATCTGGGGCCGCAGCACCGGCCCTGTGGAGCCGTGACTCTGTGCTCACCCCAGGCTGGTGTGGCACAGCAGGAGGTAGGGGGGGATCATAACTCCCGAGTCAGGCAAGGGGGGGTCTGACCCTCCCCATACCAGAACCACCGCACAGCGTGGTGTGGTGGCCCAGCTTGGCACAGAAGAGGCCCGTGACTGTgtcctcccagccctgggagagcaggcagcaggaggcagccccaGCAGCACGCCGCTGAGGGccagagcctgagctgctgcctgttctgAGTGTGCACTATTGGCACCCGGCGTTACAGCTGCTGCTCCCACGAcgctcctggggggcgggggcacatGCAGGGAGCACGGTGCCATGGAATGGGCGTGACCTGCCTGATTCCTGGCTGTGCTCCAACCTCACACTggtgagccctcccccccccccccgcctgtgcTTTGGTACCCCCTGGAGTGAGGCTAGCTGCCCCCCAGCAAGGAGGTGATGCTTATATCCACAAGGGCTGCATTCACACAGCCTGGCTGTGGCGCAGCCGGGGCCATGGGAGAGGATGGGAAGGGAAAGCATGATCACAGGAACAAATAAATCAGGTGGATGCACATTCTGGGCCAgcctgggtgggagcagccagctTGCTCAGCAGGGGCCCTGTGTGCTGCTCCCTTTTGTGCTCCATCAGGATCGTGGGTGGGTCTGGAccgcagggcctggggcaagtcCTTCTTCAGGTTTGGATTGTGTGGGGTTCAAACCAGTGCCGACATTTAACGCAAGCCTCAGGTGAAGCTGTGCTGAATGTAGCACTGTAACGGTGGGCCTCTCTTCTCAGTGCACCAGTGCTCCCTCCCAGGGAGGGTAGAGCTGAGCTGAGACAAGCAGAGGGATTTGAGACACAAAGTCACTTCCTAGGCGAACTCGAAAGTCAGGAACAGAAGCAGCTAACAGGAGCGTTTCAAAGGGAGGTTGGAGAGAGAGAGGTCTTTCTTCTAGGTCCAACTCCACCTGTGGTATCAAGATGGCCAGCGATGGATCAGTGGAGGTGAGCTGCATCAGACGTGCCATGTTCTCtttcctgcctgaagccagcagGAACTTCCTGGGTATGAAGTGCAAGTTGGGGGCTGTGCTGGAagaaaacatccttggaattgcTAAACCTTAATTCAAAATGGGTTCCATCCAACACCGAGGAATTCTATTAGTCCgtgtcttgacagataaagaggaactgatcacagaactaaaagttaGTGGTTGCTTAGGTGCAAATAATCACGACTTAATTACATttgtaatgtgcaaacagaa comes from Mauremys reevesii isolate NIE-2019 linkage group 18, ASM1616193v1, whole genome shotgun sequence and encodes:
- the CRYBA4 gene encoding beta-crystallin A4 — its product is MSQRCTKFSGLWKIVVWDEEFFQGRRQEFTAECYDVRACGFQTLRSFKIESGAWAGFEHVGFQGQQFVLEQGEYPRWEAWSGSHAYHVERMSSFRPIACANHRDSKMTIFEWENFLGRKGELSDDYPSLPAMGWGSSAVGSFRAHSGAWVCSQFPGYRGFQYILECDHHAGEYKHFREWGSHAQTSQVQSIRRIQQ